The sequence AACTAGAAGAATAGTCTTCCACATGGCCTCAGGATCCAAATCAAATCACACTCCTAAATTATATATATTTAATTAAATACTATTATACTGTATAATTGATGTAATTTCTATAAGAAAATAGTGTTTTAAAAATTATTTTAAAATTCAAAAGATAGTTTTACAACCTAACTTTTTCCCTTTATAATAAATACTAATAAAGAAAATTAGAATAAAATAAGGAGTAGAAAAAATAAAATGGATAGTAAAAAATATTTTTATCCCTTAGTCAATATTAGCTTAACATTAGTAATAATACTTCTTTTTTCTAAATTAAGCAGATTCTTTTCACCACTATTTCATGCTTTAAAAATATTTGTAACACCAATTATTATAGCGGTTTTTCTATACTATGTATTGAGACCTATAATTAGAAGATTAGAAAAAATAAAAATAAATAAGGGTTTTCTAGTTCTAGCAGTGATTTTGACCTTTCTTTTTTTATTGACTGTTTTAATTGTTAATGGCGGCTCAGTACTTAAAGAACAATTTGAAAATTCTCTTTTAGCAAGTATTGATAAAAATTTTGATCTAAAAAAATTCTTAAACGATAAAATAAGTATATTACCTGACGATATTGACATAACTAATAAGCTAATAAGTGGAGTTCAAGGACTACTTTCAAAAATAAGCACTAATATATCAGGAGTATTCTCTCAAATCGGTGACATAGGAACTCAAATTATTCTTGTTCCATTTGTGTTATTTTACTTATTAAAAGATGATAGAATTTTTTCAAAAAAATTCTCATCATTTTTGCCAAAACCATACAAAAAACATATTGTATCTACTTTATCTGATTTAGATGAAATACTTTCTATTTATATTTCTGGTCAAATTATAGTAACTCTTATTATTGGCTCTCTTATGTTTATTGGATACCTGATAATAGGGTTACCAAATGCTTTGTTAATGGGACTATTTGCTATGGTGACCTCAGTTATTCCTTTTATAGGTCCTTTCTTAGGAATACTACCAGCACTATTTATAGGGCTAACTATACATTGGACTATGCTATTAAAAATAATAATCGTAGCAGTTTTAGTCCAACAAATAGAAGGGAACCTTATAACGCCTAATATCATGAAAAGCAAGCTCAATATCCATCCTTTATTAGTAATGCTTATAGTCATTGCCAGTGTAAATCTTTTTGGAATATTAGGAGCTTTTATTGGAGTACCACTTTACCTTATATTAACTACAATAGCTAAAGCACTCTATAGTATATCTAAGGAAAAAAGGGCAAATGTAAGTAAAAAGGCTAGTCTTTAGTATTGACTAGCTTTTTTCCATTATCTTATGGATTTTATTATTAATTTCTTCAATATTAATTGCATCTATTTTATCATCAGTTAAGTTGTACTTTTCCTTAAGTTTTAATATTCTATATACACTTTCATTTAATCTTTCCTCTGATATGGTTTCATTTATCAGTGCTTCTTTTATGGAGTTTATTACTACTAGACTATTTTCAAAGCCATGTGCTACTAAAACAATATCACATCCAGCATCTATTGCTTTTATGGCTGCATCTCCAACTTCATAATTTTCTACTATGGCTCCCATTGTCATATCGTCTGATACAACTACTCCTTCAAACCCTAAGTCCTTCCTTAATAAATCAGTAATAATGACTTTCGATAAGGATGAAGGGTAATCAGGGTCTATTTTATTCAATAGAATATGGGCAACCATAACTGCGTCTGCATCATTTTCTATTGCCTTCTTAAATGGAACCAGTTCAAAATCTTTAAGTCTTTCTAAATCGTGGTCTATAGTAGGTAGTCCTATGTGAGAATCTACGGACGTATCTCCATGACCCGGAAAGTGCTTTACAACTGAAATAACGCCTTTAGATTGTATGCCTTTCATGGTCTGTATTCCCAAATCACTTACAGTTTCCAAATCTGAGCCAAATGCTCTATCTCCTATTACTGGATTTTTAGGATTGCTATTTATATCTAAAACAGGAGCAAAATTCATATTAAATCCAAACATTTTAAGTTCTTCTCCTAATGTAGCTC comes from Proteiniborus sp. DW1 and encodes:
- a CDS encoding AI-2E family transporter encodes the protein MDSKKYFYPLVNISLTLVIILLFSKLSRFFSPLFHALKIFVTPIIIAVFLYYVLRPIIRRLEKIKINKGFLVLAVILTFLFLLTVLIVNGGSVLKEQFENSLLASIDKNFDLKKFLNDKISILPDDIDITNKLISGVQGLLSKISTNISGVFSQIGDIGTQIILVPFVLFYLLKDDRIFSKKFSSFLPKPYKKHIVSTLSDLDEILSIYISGQIIVTLIIGSLMFIGYLIIGLPNALLMGLFAMVTSVIPFIGPFLGILPALFIGLTIHWTMLLKIIIVAVLVQQIEGNLITPNIMKSKLNIHPLLVMLIVIASVNLFGILGAFIGVPLYLILTTIAKALYSISKEKRANVSKKASL
- the nagZ gene encoding beta-N-acetylhexosaminidase, with protein sequence MKKNKIYIYIAFSLILILLLGCSRLDEGKNSVEDGLPNSESIYDKEEGNTPADEIDPIKEQIEEMSIEEKIGQMILVGLEGYNLDENSRKMIEEHLVGGVIIFGKNVENSEQLLALINSIKETNSKNRIPIFISVDEEGGRVSRMPKEIRKLPTSEEIGQLNDKELSYSIGATLGEELKMFGFNMNFAPVLDINSNPKNPVIGDRAFGSDLETVSDLGIQTMKGIQSKGVISVVKHFPGHGDTSVDSHIGLPTIDHDLERLKDFELVPFKKAIENDADAVMVAHILLNKIDPDYPSSLSKVIITDLLRKDLGFEGVVVSDDMTMGAIVENYEVGDAAIKAIDAGCDIVLVAHGFENSLVVINSIKEALINETISEERLNESVYRILKLKEKYNLTDDKIDAINIEEINNKIHKIMEKS